One window of Maridesulfovibrio frigidus DSM 17176 genomic DNA carries:
- a CDS encoding helix-turn-helix domain-containing protein, with protein sequence MKSIVQRFLAVKEALDISKADFCRGAEISTTSLDNYINGKGAPKALFLANICNKFGVDGTWILTGDGEMFRKDEVGDPVVLRMREAERLIKEHGEVGLEIVRLTLGTSDETSKSDPGVCDEKIASGY encoded by the coding sequence ATGAAAAGTATTGTTCAACGATTTTTGGCGGTTAAAGAGGCTCTTGATATTAGCAAAGCTGATTTTTGCCGTGGAGCTGAAATATCTACAACCAGCTTAGATAACTATATTAATGGGAAAGGAGCTCCGAAGGCTCTTTTCTTGGCTAATATTTGTAATAAATTTGGTGTGGACGGAACATGGATTCTTACCGGAGACGGGGAGATGTTTCGTAAAGATGAGGTTGGTGATCCTGTAGTCCTTCGGATGCGTGAAGCAGAAAGGCTGATAAAAGAGCATGGAGAAGTTGGGCTAGAGATTGTTCGCCTTACTTTAGGAACATCTGACGAGACTTCCAAGAGTGATCCGGGTGTCTGTGATGAAAAAATTGCATCTGGATATTAA
- a CDS encoding helix-turn-helix domain-containing protein, translating into MINQTGDSAQASFTTETIPTHFLRRAWMENIGLTNVKLAKRFDLTPARVSSIIRGGECPQKYIDILRDEYEMPADLIPIRSREKTGPKPKTK; encoded by the coding sequence ATGATTAACCAAACTGGCGACTCAGCGCAAGCATCCTTTACTACTGAAACTATTCCAACTCACTTCTTGAGACGTGCATGGATGGAAAATATTGGGCTTACAAATGTGAAGCTTGCAAAAAGATTTGATCTAACCCCTGCGCGGGTATCATCGATTATTCGTGGTGGAGAATGTCCCCAAAAATATATTGATATCCTCCGCGATGAATACGAAATGCCAGCAGATCTTATTCCTATCCGTAGCAGAGAAAAAACCGGACCTAAGCCTAAAACTAAATAA
- a CDS encoding phage regulatory CII family protein, with protein sequence MSFIDIVRKMVLDSDIGARAVAEMVSKKYHVLMNELNSENTSHKLGADLLEPLMKACRSDAPMHHLAASMGGLFIRVPEENCSNTSLVKAVKEFGELIAVYGQAIEEGKLSSNDKKRIRKEGQEALTAIQELLCGLDGTAEHNPRA encoded by the coding sequence ATGAGCTTCATAGATATAGTTCGGAAAATGGTTCTTGATTCAGATATCGGAGCTCGTGCTGTAGCGGAGATGGTTAGCAAAAAATATCATGTTCTTATGAATGAATTGAACTCTGAGAATACTAGCCACAAGCTTGGAGCAGACCTTCTTGAACCATTGATGAAGGCTTGCCGTTCAGATGCTCCGATGCACCACCTTGCCGCAAGTATGGGCGGACTTTTCATAAGAGTACCTGAAGAGAACTGCTCCAACACAAGTCTTGTTAAAGCCGTTAAAGAATTCGGCGAACTCATAGCTGTCTACGGGCAGGCAATTGAAGAGGGTAAGCTGAGTAGTAATGATAAAAAAAGAATCCGCAAAGAGGGTCAAGAAGCTTTAACAGCAATTCAAGAACTTCTATGCGGATTAGATGGAACTGCTGAGCATAATCCTCGCGCTTAG